GATTATCACCCTTTCCTCGACGTTCAACCTGATGCTGCGCTATCTGCGCGAGGGGTGGCACGGGGACCGCATCCGCCAGACACCGCTGCAAGAGCCGCCGCTGTTTGTGGTGGGTCATTGGCGGACCGGCACCACCTTGCTGCACGATCTGCTTGCGTGCGACCCGCAATTGGCGTATCCCGACTTTTTCGCCTGTTTCAATCCGAATCAATTGCTACTGACGGAAGGATTTTTCCGCAACTATGCGCGCATTCTGGCCCCGGAGCAGCGTCCGATGGACAACATGACCGTCGGCTGGGACAAACCCCAGGAGGATGAGTTCGCCCTCTGCCTGCTCGGCTTACCCAGTCCGTATGCGGACCTAGCTTTTCCCCGTGCTGCACCCTTGGCGCCCGGCTCGCTCGACCTATCGGGTCTGACTCCGCAGCAACTCCGGCAGTGGAAGCGTACCTTTGTCCGTTATCTGCAACTGCTGACCTACCGCGATCCTCGGCCTTTGGTGCTCAAATCCCCGCCCCATACGGCCCGCGTGCCTGTTCTGCTGGAGTTGTTCCCCAAGGCCCGCTTTGCCCACATCGTGCGCGACCCGCGGATCGTCATTCCCTCAACCGTCCGCATGGTTCAGTCGATGACGCGTAGCCACTGCCTGCAACGGCCGCCCGCGGAGGACCTTTGGGAGCGCGTGCTGGCCAACTTCGAGCTGCTCTATCGCCGCTGGGAAGAAGCCCGGCCTTTGCTCCGCCCCGGTCAAGTTCACGAACTCCGCTATGAGGACTTGGTCCGCGATCCGCTCGGCCAGTTGCGCCGCCTCTACGACGCCCTGGAATTGCCGGGCTTCGCGAACGCTTTGCCCCACGTCCAACGTTACCTCCAGCAGACCGATGGCTACGAAACGAACAAATACGTCCTGACCCCGGAGCAACGGGCGATCATCGAACAGCGCTGCGCCGCTGTCATCCAACGCTACGGATACTGAAACCACACCCCGGCAACGCCGCTCCGAAAAAAATCACCTCCCGGTGCTCCCAGGAACATCGCCATCCGCCCTCGGCTTCAGGAACCCGCGTCATCTTCCCTGCCCCGCGGCTTCAACAAACAGCCCCCGCACAAGCACCTCTGAATCCCCGGACGCAAGGGACCAAGTCACGGAGCCTCACCGATACGTCGAGGAAACCGCAGCTGCAGGATTCCCAAGGAGCGACGGGTAGGGAGCCATTTGCAGAGAGCGATTCCCAGGAAGCGGAGAAGGATTTACAGGGAGCGGAGAAGGATCACCACGGCGGCCAACAGGAGCAAGCCGAGGCTGACGAGCAGCGTCCAAACGAGCGGAGATTGGCTCTGCGGCATGGAGGGCTGCCTGGCATGGGGCGGCAAGGGCGGGGGCTGAATGGCGGGAGCACCGTTCCATTCCCCGGTGTTGGGAGTAGAAGCGGGATGAGTCGGGGACACCGGCTCACTAGCGTCCTCCCACCAGTCGGTCCCGACGGTGTCCGTGTCGAACAGCTCGACGGTTTCCTGGGCAGACCACGCGGGGAGGGCTACAGCGGAAGGCATGCTCTGAGTCAGGGCAAGCAATTCCTCCCGCACCTGCCAAGCCGAAGCAGGACGTTGCGCCGGGTCCTTCGCCAGCAAGCGATGGACCAGCTCGGCCAAAGCGGGCGGCACAACCGGGTTGAGTTCTCGGATGAAGATCGGTTCCGCTTGCCGCTGCCAGCGGATTTTGTCCCGCTTGCTGCCGCCGGGAAACGGCGGTGTGCCCGTCAAGGCGAAATAGAGCGTGCAACCCAAGGCGTACAGGTCGGCCCGGTGATCAATCGCCGTGGCATGCCGGGCTTGTTCCGGCGCGATGTAGTCCATCGTCCCCACGATGTACCCTTTGCCCCCGGCGATGCGGATGTCCTGCGGCGGGGGTTCATCCGTCGCTAAGGCCAGTCCCAGGTCTAGAAGTTTCGCCGACCCTTGAGGGGTCACCATGATGTTCGCCGGCTTGACATCCCGGTGGATCAGGTTTTGCTCGTGCAGGTGCTGCAATCCCTCGGCCACTTCCGCGAACAGGGGGATGGCCCGCTCCGCCTCCAGGCGGCCCCAGCGGCTCACTAGCTCTTGCAACGATCGCCCCGGCACAAACTCCAGAGCGATGTAACGGATGCCTTGTCCCTCGCCAGCTTCCAGCATCCGCACCACACGAGGGTGCTGCACCCGCTGATAGTACCGCTGTTCCCGCTCGAAGCGTTCCTGCATCCGGGGTTCTTTGCGGGCCAGATGGGGCGGCAGAATCTTCAGAGCGACCAGCCCTTCCCAAACAGGAGGAACTCCGCCAACTTCCCCCGCGGCGGCTGAGTCGGACGCAGTCCGCTGATCCTGGGCCAGAAACACCATCCCCATCCCGCCTCGGCCCAGCGGAGCGAGCACGCGATAGCTTCCGACGACCAGTCCGATCCACCGGCCCCGGAGCAACTTGGCCGCCTGAAAATGCGTCAATAGTCCCCGTTCGATCAGCCGATCTGCCAGCGCCCGCGCCGACCAATGGGAGGAAGAAGAGGCCTCGTAACCCAACTCGGCCAAAATCCTCGGCAGCCGTTCCGCTGGCACGACGCCGCTACGGCCGATCAGCTCCACAAAGCGCGCCGCCGACACTTCACTGCTCATACGCTGCTACCATCTCGTCCCCATCGTAGCTCCCAGTACGCCCCCTGTTCACCTCAAACGGCCGACCTCTCGGATTCGCGTCTCACGGCAGACCTCTCTCTCACATAAACCTGCGTCTCGGATCGCCGCGTCCAGGGATACATCGGCCCGTACCCTTGGATATATCGGTCCCCACACGTGCCATCGAAGCCCCTGGAGTTCCCCCAAGAGGACGCTGGCCCGTACCCGGAGCAGTACCACGGCGAGGCTGTGGGACTCTTCGGAATTATACCCGTGCTCGCTCTCCGTTTTACTCACCCCCTCCATCACCAAGATGTTAGGATTTTTTGGGAAGGCACAAGATTCGCGCCGACGTTGCAAGAGGGGGGATGTGTTTTTCGTCTCGCCTCAGCCGCCTGGCATTCGCGCCGATGTCAGGCCAATGCCACAAACTCCAGGGTGCAGCGGGAGTTGGCGAAGCCATTTCTCGATTGCCGGAAGCGAGTTCAAAACTCACTGGCTTGCAGGACCGCACTTCCTCGACGCAGCGGCGTTCGGACGGCCAAGCCGCCCAACAACAGGGCGGGCAGCCACCCAACAAAGACCCACAGCGGCGGCGGCCATTCGTTCCCCCGCCCCATCTGCACCAGATGCAACGGCAGCAGCGTCAAGCCCATAATCGCCACCACATAACCCAGACCCAAGACCATGTTCACTGTGCCGCCAAAGCCGACGACGATCTTCGAGGGGTCGGTTTCCTGGTAATTGGCCAGGGCAGCACCCAGACCCACGTTCAACGCACTCAGCCCCAGGGCGATCAATCCCATCGCCGCCAGATGAACGGCCGCCACCAGCAGCGGCAAGCCAATGAGCAGATCGGCGACGAGAATGAGAGAGCCGCCGAAGAGCAAAGAACCGGTGAGAGCAAACGCAAACTTGCTCCGCAGGATCGCCTGTCGCGGCATGGGCGCCAATCCGAGCACCCAGAACTTCTTTCCTTCCAGGCTGATCAGAGGGAAGATGAAGCGGCTCAAGGCCGCGCACAATAGCACCGCCACACCGAAGAAATTCATCAGGCTGATGAGATACTGGTCGAGCCGTCCCAAATCGGCCAATTGAGCGCGGCGGAAATTCCCTGCCCCCAGAAGCATGAGCAGGGTAAAGATCACCAGCACGCCCCATTGGGAGGGGTCCCGGCGGAAGGTGCGGAAGTCCTTGACGACGAGGGCCTGTTCCCCAGGGGGCAGATACCCCACGAAAAGCGCCATCAGGCGGTCGGCGCGGCTGGAACGGTAAATTTTGCGCCCCCGCTGGTTGCTCGCCCAGCTATCATAAGCCCGGCGGTACAGGCGTGCAGCGGCCCAGGCAGCCGCCACATACAGCATCGCCCCATTGCTCCAAACCTGGGCTAAAGGCCAAAGAGCGCCCCACACGTCCCCCCGTGCTGCCGCCAGCACCCCGCGCGTCATCCACCGGCTCGGTACCAGATTGCTCCGCACCCAGGCGAACTGATCGAGCAGTTCCTGCACCTCCCGCCCGCTTGTGGTCAGAGTGCGGCGTAAGCCTAAACCCACCCGGTACAGCCACCACAGCAACACCGCAGCGGCCAGGAGCGCCAAGCCAGTGAGCACCCAGCGCCGGCGGTGCAAGCCGAAACGGATCACCACCAGGCACACCAGCGAAGCCAGCGACGCCGGGATGAGCACGTACCCCATCAGATACAAGGGGATGAGCGCGAAATAGTACCACGGAACCGTTGCCACTGCGCCGTAGGCCAGAAAGATCGGAATGCCGAGCACCACGAAACCCCAGGAGCTGTACGTCGCTGCGCTGAAAAACTTGGTGGCAAAGATGCGGTCCGGCCGCGCGGGCGTCGTCAGGAGAAAACGTGCCTCGGCACTGGTGAATAGGCTGGCATAGAGGATCAAACCCGTGGAGAAAAGCAACATCGTGCCCAAACTGAAAAAGAGCAAGTCGAACAAGGCCTCGGCAATCGCCCCTTTCACCGGGATGTTGTGGATCGTTAGTTGGCGGAAGAGGAAATAACTCAAAGAGGCGGTGAAAGCCGCCGTGAAACTGCTGGTCACCAGCACGGTGATTAAGCGCGTGCGCCCTTGCCGCCAGGCCACCCACAGCCCGTTACGCCACAGGCGCCAGCGCAAGCGGCGAAACACCCCAGCCTGATCGACTTCCGTCTGTAGCGTGCCCATGATCATTCATCCGCCTATGGCTTGTGCCGTGGGGATCGCGACGTTCGTTCCTCCCACTCGCCTGGATCGTTCGTTCCCAGCCACCGCCGCCTGGGGCCTGACTCCGCGGAGCTTGCGGAGAGACGCCTCGCAGGAGAAAGACCACTCCGTCGGAGCTTGAAAAGCTGACGCGTCGGAGCGTGGGGACAGATGCCCCGGCCTCCTGACTCACGCTCCCCCGGCTCGCTCGGCTTTCTGAGTCCGCTCGCTGCTGAGCGTTCCATCCGCCATGATCGCCCCTTGCACTCCGCTCGCTTCTTCCGCCGCCTCCGCGGTGATCTTGAGGAAAACATCCTCCAGATCGCCGTCGCTAGCCGCCTGCCGCCTCAGCTCGTCCAGATTACCCAGCCCCAGGAGCCGCCCGTGATCGATGATCCCGATCCGATCCGCCAGCTCCTCGGCGATGTCCAGGGTGTGCGTGCTCAGGAAGATGGTCATGCCCTCGCGGGCCAAGCGGCGCAGGAGGGTTTTGAGTTCGCGGATGCTCTTCGGGTCCAATCCCACCGTCGGTTCGTCGGCGACGAGGACCTGCGGCTGATGGAGCAAGGCGGCGGCAAAAACCGTCCGCTGCCGCATGCCGTGGGAGTAGCGCTCGGCGAGGTCATCCACGAAATCTTCGAGCCGGAAGAGTTGGATGACTTCCGCCATGCGATCGCGGGCATGGTCCGCCGGCAGACCGTAAAGGTCCGCGATGAATTGCAGAAACTCTCGGCCGGTTAGCTTGTCGTAAAGGAAGGGTTGATCCGGCACGTAACTGATGAGGCGGCGGGCCTCTTCCCCTTGCGTGGCCAGATCGTAGCCCCCAATCCGTACACTGCCAGCGGTGGGGAGCAAAAGGCCGCAGAGAATCTTGATCGTCGTCGTTTTCCCGGCTCCGTTCGGCCCCAGAAAGGCGAACAATTCCCCCCGCGGCACGGTTAACGACAAATCCTGCACCGCCCATTTGTCCCCATAGCGCTTGCTGACCCGGAGTAACTCGATCATCGTTGGCCCTAGAGTTTTCGCTGGAATGGGGCTTTCTGCCTTTCCGTCCCCTGTTGCTGACCTTCCGTTTCCTATTGCTAATCCTCCGCCCCCTGTTGCTAACCTTCCGGCCTTGTTGAAGTGGGAATTGGCACTATGGTTCCCGCACCAGTCGGAGATGTTCCCCCTGCCCGAAGGCCTCCTGGAGCAGGACCTTGCCATCCTGGCAGCGGACCCAGGTGCGGGCGGCTAAGGTTTCCTCCCGGCGGTACTCAATGACCCAGCAGAGGATCTCGCGGCGGTCCCACGTGAGGGTCCGTGGTTCGGAGAGCACCTCTCCCACGAGGGGCGCCGGGGCCACGGCCGAGGGAAGGGATAAACCATACTCGGCTGCCGCGGAACGCAGCCACTCGTGCAACGCCGTTTGCAGGGGGTTGTCTTCGTGCACCTGCCAGCGCCGGCCCGGACGCAGATTGGCTAAGCGATTGACCGGCAAAAGTGGATTGAGCGGTTGGCCCCGCGCCACCGGTGTGGTAGGCAAGCGGCGCGTCCCTGATCCCCACGGCGACTCCCAGGACACCACCGGCTCAAGCTGGCCGTTCACCACCTGCCCCGCCAACTGCACCGACACTTTCAGCCGCAGCCCCACGACGTGTACCTCCATTTGGCCGCGCATCTTCTGTTCCACCAGATCACCGTTCCGCGTCAGGCGCATGTGCAGGTCCAATTGCGGCACTTCCACCTGGACCCCCACGGTCGAAAGCTGCACCTGGCGATAGAGATGCTCAAAGAGAAAGGTGTCGTCCGCCTCCTGGTAGCTGATGTGCGTGCTGAGCCGGCCGATGGGTTGGTCGCCCCGCCAGATCGTCCAGCGTGCAGGGATGGCCTGAGCGGCTTCGTCAGCCAAATCGATGGCCACCACCGGCGGTCCCTGGCCCCGAACATACGGCTCCCAATCCCGCCAGAGGGAATAACCGGTCACGACCAGCCAGGCACAGGTAATCCCCAGGACGGCAATACGCGACGG
This Thermogemmata fonticola DNA region includes the following protein-coding sequences:
- a CDS encoding sulfotransferase family protein; this encodes MAQTLPLSSPSVNRNPASGDTISPLAPAPSDGKPAAACSDSAARLAKGESNAPGTRPAAARPRRRWSPRFFEGTDIFTWLRYLYRVRGQIDPPYWYIAGIITLSSTFNLMLRYLREGWHGDRIRQTPLQEPPLFVVGHWRTGTTLLHDLLACDPQLAYPDFFACFNPNQLLLTEGFFRNYARILAPEQRPMDNMTVGWDKPQEDEFALCLLGLPSPYADLAFPRAAPLAPGSLDLSGLTPQQLRQWKRTFVRYLQLLTYRDPRPLVLKSPPHTARVPVLLELFPKARFAHIVRDPRIVIPSTVRMVQSMTRSHCLQRPPAEDLWERVLANFELLYRRWEEARPLLRPGQVHELRYEDLVRDPLGQLRRLYDALELPGFANALPHVQRYLQQTDGYETNKYVLTPEQRAIIEQRCAAVIQRYGY
- a CDS encoding serine/threonine-protein kinase, coding for MSSEVSAARFVELIGRSGVVPAERLPRILAELGYEASSSSHWSARALADRLIERGLLTHFQAAKLLRGRWIGLVVGSYRVLAPLGRGGMGMVFLAQDQRTASDSAAAGEVGGVPPVWEGLVALKILPPHLARKEPRMQERFEREQRYYQRVQHPRVVRMLEAGEGQGIRYIALEFVPGRSLQELVSRWGRLEAERAIPLFAEVAEGLQHLHEQNLIHRDVKPANIMVTPQGSAKLLDLGLALATDEPPPQDIRIAGGKGYIVGTMDYIAPEQARHATAIDHRADLYALGCTLYFALTGTPPFPGGSKRDKIRWQRQAEPIFIRELNPVVPPALAELVHRLLAKDPAQRPASAWQVREELLALTQSMPSAVALPAWSAQETVELFDTDTVGTDWWEDASEPVSPTHPASTPNTGEWNGAPAIQPPPLPPHARQPSMPQSQSPLVWTLLVSLGLLLLAAVVILLRSL
- a CDS encoding putative ABC transporter permease subunit; its protein translation is MGTLQTEVDQAGVFRRLRWRLWRNGLWVAWRQGRTRLITVLVTSSFTAAFTASLSYFLFRQLTIHNIPVKGAIAEALFDLLFFSLGTMLLFSTGLILYASLFTSAEARFLLTTPARPDRIFATKFFSAATYSSWGFVVLGIPIFLAYGAVATVPWYYFALIPLYLMGYVLIPASLASLVCLVVIRFGLHRRRWVLTGLALLAAAVLLWWLYRVGLGLRRTLTTSGREVQELLDQFAWVRSNLVPSRWMTRGVLAAARGDVWGALWPLAQVWSNGAMLYVAAAWAAARLYRRAYDSWASNQRGRKIYRSSRADRLMALFVGYLPPGEQALVVKDFRTFRRDPSQWGVLVIFTLLMLLGAGNFRRAQLADLGRLDQYLISLMNFFGVAVLLCAALSRFIFPLISLEGKKFWVLGLAPMPRQAILRSKFAFALTGSLLFGGSLILVADLLIGLPLLVAAVHLAAMGLIALGLSALNVGLGAALANYQETDPSKIVVGFGGTVNMVLGLGYVVAIMGLTLLPLHLVQMGRGNEWPPPLWVFVGWLPALLLGGLAVRTPLRRGSAVLQASEF
- a CDS encoding ABC transporter ATP-binding protein; amino-acid sequence: MIELLRVSKRYGDKWAVQDLSLTVPRGELFAFLGPNGAGKTTTIKILCGLLLPTAGSVRIGGYDLATQGEEARRLISYVPDQPFLYDKLTGREFLQFIADLYGLPADHARDRMAEVIQLFRLEDFVDDLAERYSHGMRQRTVFAAALLHQPQVLVADEPTVGLDPKSIRELKTLLRRLAREGMTIFLSTHTLDIAEELADRIGIIDHGRLLGLGNLDELRRQAASDGDLEDVFLKITAEAAEEASGVQGAIMADGTLSSERTQKAERAGGA